Proteins from a genomic interval of Paenibacillus lentus:
- a CDS encoding glycosyltransferase encodes MSAKVSIVIPFYNCPYIEQAVSSALNQTYPNVEIIVVDDGSTSYVELLSSYQHRIYYLGKQNGGTATALNHGIRHASGEYIAWLSSDDMFYPDKVSAQLEFMLRNKALISHTNFNYIDENGATVQYSAGTSPMTRREMLLTFQRGNPVNGCTVMIKRSLLARIGLFDERLPYTHDYDLWHRILIAGIPFHYLNQTLTAYRRHPGMGTIRHQGAIGQEIAAVQQRYKRGLHRLLHHRR; translated from the coding sequence ATGAGTGCGAAAGTAAGTATTGTTATCCCTTTTTATAATTGTCCTTATATAGAGCAAGCTGTATCAAGCGCTTTGAATCAGACTTATCCGAACGTAGAAATTATCGTGGTGGATGACGGATCTACGTCATATGTGGAGCTGCTGTCATCCTATCAGCATCGTATTTACTATTTGGGCAAGCAGAATGGAGGGACGGCAACGGCTCTAAATCATGGAATACGCCATGCTTCCGGGGAGTATATCGCCTGGCTGAGCTCGGACGACATGTTCTATCCAGATAAAGTCAGTGCTCAGCTTGAGTTTATGCTGCGGAATAAAGCGCTCATTTCCCATACGAACTTCAATTATATCGACGAGAACGGAGCGACGGTTCAATATAGTGCAGGAACCTCGCCTATGACTCGCCGGGAAATGCTGTTAACTTTTCAACGGGGCAATCCGGTGAACGGATGTACGGTAATGATCAAACGAAGCTTGCTTGCGCGCATAGGCTTGTTCGATGAACGGCTTCCCTATACCCATGACTATGATTTATGGCATCGAATTCTAATAGCTGGCATTCCGTTCCATTATTTGAATCAGACTCTTACGGCTTATCGACGTCATCCCGGTATGGGAACGATCCGGCACCAGGGAGCGATTGGCCAGGAAATCGCTGCTGTGCAGCAGCGCTACAAGCGTGGGCTGCATCGGCTGCTTCATCATCGACGTTAA